A window of Juglans regia cultivar Chandler chromosome 7, Walnut 2.0, whole genome shotgun sequence contains these coding sequences:
- the LOC109004875 gene encoding (+)-neomenthol dehydrogenase-like, with translation MAEATKRYAVVTGANKGIGFETVKQLASNGIVVVLTARDEKRGLEALQKLQHSGLSDRVVFHQLDVSDPASITSFADFTKTQFGKLDILVNNAGIPGAIVDGDALAASGHGKEGAIVDMSKIFVQTYELAEECIKTNYYGAKRMIEAFVPLLQLSNSPRIVNISSSNGTLKNVPNEWARGVLGDAERLTDERVDDVLGEYLKDFKEGRLESKGWPTAYVVSKAAVSAYTRIVAKKYPSFRVNCVCPGYVKTEMNHNNGLLTVEEGAESPVRLALLPNDGPSGLFFVRNEVSTFSMAESTKRYAVVTGANKGIGFEIVRQLASNGIVVVLTARDEKRGLEALQKLQRSGLSDQVVFHQLDVSDPASITSFADFIKTQFGKLDILVNNAGIGGVKLDADVGAGAGIDRSKLIQNYELAEECLQTNYYGARRMAEALISVLQLSSSPRIVNISSAMGKLENIQNKWAEGILGDAENLTEEKVDEVLKEFLKDFKEGSLASKVWPTFLSAYTVSKAAMNAYTRILAKKYPSFCINCVCPGFVKTDINRNTGILPVEEGASSPVRLALLPNGSPSGLFFIRKEVSSF, from the exons ATGGCTGAGGCAACAAAGAG GTATGCAGTTGTTACAGGGGCGAACAAGGGTATTGGATTCGAAACAGTTAAACAGTTGGCTTCAAACGGGATCGTTGTGGTGTTAACAGCAAGAGATGAGAAGAGGGGTCTTGAAGCTCTCCAGAAACTGCAACACTCAGGTCTCTCAGATCGAGTGGTTTTCCACCAGCTTGATGTGTCTGACCCTGCTAGCATTACTTCTTTTGCAGATTTCACCAAAACCCAGTTCGGGAAACTTGATATCTTG GTCAACAACGCCGGGATTCCTGGAGCTATAGTAGATGGGGATGCTTTAGCAGCTTCAGGTCATGGTAAg GAAGGTGCCATAGTCGATATGAGCAAAATTTTTGTTCAGACTTATGAGTTGGCTGAAGAGTGCATTAAAACAAACTACTATGGCGCCAAAAGAATGATTGAAGCATTTGTTCCCCTCCTTCAGTTATCCAATTCACCAAGGATTGTTAATATTTCCTCTTCCAATGGAACCTTGAAG AATGTACCAAACGAGTGGGCCAGAGGAGTGTTAGGGGATGCCGAAAGACTTACAGATGAAAGAGTGGACGACGTATTAGGAGAATATCTGAAAGATTTCAAAGAGGGACGCTTGGAATCCAAAGGCTGGCCGACTGCCTATGTGGTTTCGAAAGCAGCTGTGAGTGCCTATACCAGAATTGTGGCAAAGAAATATCCCTCTTTTCGAGTCAATTGCGTCTGTCCTGGCTATGTCAAGACAGAGATGAACCATAACAATGGCTTGCTAACGGTTGAAGAAGGTGCTGAAAGTCCTGTAAGGTTGGCACTGCTGCCAAACGACGGTCCTTCTGGCCTCTTCTTTGTTCGGAATGAAGTGTCCACTTTC TCAATGGCTGAATCAACAAAGAG ATATGCAGTTGTTACAGGGGCGAATAAGGGGATTGGGTTTGAAATAGTTAGACAGTTGGCTTCAAACGGGATCGTAGTGGTGTTAACAGCAAGAGATGAGAAGAGGGGTCTTGAAGCTCTGCAGAAACTGCAACGCTCCGGTCTCTCAGATCAAGTGGTTTTCCATCAGCTTGATGTGTCTGACCCTGCTAGCATTACTTCTTTCGCAGATTTCATCAAAACCCAGTTCGGGAAACTTGATATCTTG GTGAACAACGCAGGGATTGGTGGAGTGAAACTAGATGCTGATGTTGGG GCAGGAGCCGGAATTGATCGGAGTAAACTGATTCAGAATTATGAGTTAGCTGAAGAATGCTTGCAAACAAACTACTATGGTGCTAGAAGAATGGCTGAGGCACTCATTTCTGTCCTTCAATTGTCCAGTTCACCAAGGATTGTTAACATTTCATCGGCCATGGGGAAGTTAGAG AACATTCAAAATAAATGGGCTGAAGGAATTTTAGGTGATGCTGAAAACCTTACTGAAGAAAAAGTGGATGAGGTGTTGAAGGAGTTTCTAAAAGATTTTAAAGAAGGTTCTCTGGCATCCAAAGTGTGGCCAACTTTTCTATCTGCCTATACAGTCTCAAAAGCAGCCATGAATGCCTACACAAGAATCCTGGCCAAAAAGTATCCAAGTTTCTGCATCAACTGTGTCTGCCCTGGCTTTGTCAAGACAGATATTAATCGAAACACTGGCATATTACCTGTTGAAGAGGGTGCTTCAAGTCCGGTGAGGTTAGCCCTGCTGCCCAATGGCAGTCCTTCCGGCCTCTTTTTTATTCGGAAGGAAGTGTCTTCTTTCTGA